One window of the Eucalyptus grandis isolate ANBG69807.140 chromosome 8, ASM1654582v1, whole genome shotgun sequence genome contains the following:
- the LOC104415860 gene encoding autophagy-related protein 13b codes for MASSHSDSAKMEQIITEFFAKSLHIILESRSPCISSRNFSGEHIVSSPSSSSSSSSSVRPRDKWFNLALRECPEALENLDFWHQSNLEPMVVDVVLVKRVINWDPANFYPKAELFRNLSSKEVYSNCWNSDQEELGNGRSEKIIERWIVQYEARKAKDAGKGSKRSSSNVLSSIYKKSILLLRSLYLTVRLLPAYKIFRDLNLTGQIRSFSLAHRVSSFVEPFTRREEAEMQRFGFAPVDTSSGRLCLSVLYRSSLSDVSSEASTPMSPQLIPDYVGSPLADPLKRFPSLPVSRGSPSSLPFSRRHSWSFDQYRASPPSMTFSPSPTHSEPYASASNPSSSRFPPPGLPPHPPEVSHAHKYNANFDEYYPSPTFSPSPSPSPPIYVPGSRLSGALLRSESAPVNIPATKFLNSPTLFKNQNLPPSPPLKGTRYGPSMADKSMYPSRDSATVDKMSFVGRDDIGRPSGLKIPSESSANISYSRSSCRSFPDDFDESEYTCAFDVDEDDVTDPGSRADLFDKRRHVHDPLQSGSFMPIRKSQGAAVGALVDMLKKAPPLHQDVSNLATASQGSGSETWSNTFHEYCQTPKSISAQDGTSSVASSAFLVSKTTADALEELKGYKEMKNLLLSQGGTSRSRSVTNHAAAVESADEGTVKF; via the exons ATGGCATCGTCCCACTCGGATTCTGCGAAGATGGAGCAGATTATCACTGAATTCTTTGCCAAGAGTCTCCACATAATACTTGAGTCGAGGAGCCCTTGCATTTCCTCGCGGAATTTCAGTGGTGAACATATCGTGTCCTCCCCATCTtcgtcctcttcttcctcatcgaGCGTGAGGCCCAGAGATAAATGGTTCAATTTAGCTCTTAGAGAATGCCCTGAAGCGTTGGAGAATCTTGATTTTTGGCACCAAAGCAATCTTGAACCTATGGTTGTTGATGTTGTTTTGGTGAAGAGAGTGATTAACTGGGATCCAGCCAATTTTTATCCCAAGGCGGAACTGTTCAGGAATTTGTCGTCAAAAGAAGTGTATTCAAATTGCTGGAACTCTGACCAGGAGGAGCTAGGAAATGGAAGGAGTGAAAAGATAATAGAAAGATGGATAGTGCAGTATGAGGCGAGGAAGGCCAAGGATGCTGGCAAGGGGAGCAAAAGATCGAGCAGTAATGTCTTGTCATCAATTTATAAGAAGTCGATATTGCTCTTAAGATCCCTATACCTAACTGTCCGGCTCTTGCCAGCATATAAAATATTTCGGGACCTGAATTTAACTGGTCAAATTCGCTCTTTCTCTCTGGCTCATCgggtttcttcttttgttgagCCCTTCACCCGTAGAGAAGAGGCTGAAATGCAGCGATTTGGGTTTGCCCCTGTGGATACTTCATCCGGTAGGCTTTGCCTTTCAGTGTTGTATAGATCATCATTATCTGATGTGAGTTCTGAGGCATCTACACCAATGTCCCCCCAGCTTATACCAGATTATGTGGGCAGCCCATTGGCTGACCCGCTTAAGAGATTCCCATCGCTTCCTGTATCTCGTGGCTCCCCCTCATCATTGCCATTCTCAAGGAGACACAGTTGGAGTTTTGATCAATACCGCGCCTCTCCGCCTTCCATGACTTTCTCACCTTCACCAACCCATTCCGAACCTTATGCTTCAGCTTCTAACCCCAGTTCTTCTCGGTTTCCCCCTCCAGGTTTGCCACCTCACCCACCTGAAGTATCTCATGCTCATAAATATAATGCGAACTTTGATGAATACTATCCGTCCCCtaccttttctccttctccctcaCCCTCCCCACCCATTTATGTGCCTGGGAGTCGTCTTTCAGGGGCTCTTTTACGATCTGAGAGTGCTCCAGTTAATATACCTGCAACAAAGTTTCTTAATTCCCCTACGTTGTTCAAGAACCAAAATCTCCCTCCTTCACCTCCTCTCAAAGGTACAAGATATGGCCCTTCAATGGCTGATAAAAGTATGTATCCCAGCCGTGACAGTGCAACGGTGGACAAG ATGTCTTTTGTCGGAAGGGATGACATAGGAAGACCTTCTGGGTTAAAAATACCATCTGAAAGTTCAGCAAATATCTCCTATTCCAGAAGCTCCTGCAGGTCTTTCCCTGATGATTTTGATGAGTCCGAGTACACTTGTGCGTTCGATGTGGATGAAGATGATGTGACTGATCCAGGTAGCAG AGCGGATTTATTTGATAAAAGAAGACATGTGCATGATCCACTCCAGTCTGGTTCATTTATGCCAATTAGAAAATCTCAGGGTGCTGCTGTTGGAGCTCTTGTGGATATGTTGAAGAAAGCTCCTCCTCTTCACCAAGATGTCTCAAATTTGGCAACAGCTTCACAAGGCTCTGGATCTGAGACCTGGAGCAACACCTTCCATGAGTATTGCCAGACCCCTAAATCCATATCAGCTCAAGATGGCACTTCAAGCGTTGCATCCTCTGCTTTTCTTGTGTCCAAGACGACAGCTGATGCCTTGGAAGAACTTAAGGGTTATAAGGAGATGAAGAATTTATTGCTTTCTCAAGGGGGTACCAGTAGGTCACGGAGTGTGACCAATCATGCTGCTGCTGTAGAATCTGCTGATGAAGGTACCGTCAAATTTTAG
- the LOC120286528 gene encoding G-type lectin S-receptor-like serine/threonine-protein kinase LECRK1, protein MITTGSSLSPRTERTSWLSPSGLFAFGFYPQGDKYGIGIWLVDKPNNTVVWTANRDDPLVSSDATINFTKDGKLVVRTGLGDQEASLVGSELWEPATSASMLDSGNFVLYGDNSRVIIWESFDFPTNTILSGQNLSVGKELISSKSSLDLSSCQFRMSMQSDGNLVAYSVNCSNSAPDAYWSSGTLRQSILRLHLDSQGTLALWTFSGINEKILANHSSFSSKEGSTVHRATLDDDGTFRLYLHRFLKGDFSSSEVSIPWSAPEHQCDVKGLCGYNSYCRVSSDGAWCDCFPGFAFINESKRFLGCRRNSSYEQHCGVEDANITSSITPLPRVELGAHPYLILPLPIRKCKSSCLEDCNCDVAVHRDGLCSKMKLPIVYGKATGNVSSTVLVKILLPVPIASRTPLVPTKPKIVTEKNTIVLIVGVSLGPIAILCSLIAAFSFFLYRYRVHKYKRLSTDSTLGPAREFTLQSFSYKELEEATGGFTEEICKGSLGAVYKGTMSDGSKRVAVKRLERATERGEEEFQAEMAAIGHTHHKNIVQLLGFCMESSKKLLVFEYMENGSLSDLLFDVEKRPPWSERVRIALEVARGILYLHEECELQIIHCDITTQNILMDESRTAKISDFGLAKLLMPNQTGTKTEVRGTRGYVAPELQRSAMVSTKADIYSYGVVLLEIVCCRSNMVVDVSSADEVLLCSWVYNCYIAGELAKLVKDEQVDMKSVERMVQIGLLCMQDDSEIRPSIKDVILMLEGIMDVPRPPCPTPSSCSS, encoded by the coding sequence ATGATAACCACCGGTTCATCGCTTTCTCCGAGAACCGAACGCACTTCGTGGCTTTCGCCATCGGGTCTTTTCGCCTTTGGGTTCTATCCTCAAGGTGATAAGTACGGCATCGGAATATGGCTTGTCGATAAGCCTAACAACACTGTCGTGTGGACTGCAAACCGGGATGACCCATTGGTCTCCTCAGACGCGACAATTAATTTCACTAAGGACGGTAAACTCGTCGTCCGAACCGGTCTGGGAGATCAGGAGGCATCCCTTGTCGGCTCTGAATTGTGGGAGCCCGCTACCTCGGCTTCCATGCTTGATTCCGGTAATTTTGTGCTCTACGGCGACAATTCTCGTGTGATCATCTGGGAGAGCTTCGATTTTCCAACCAACACCATACTGAGCGGTCAGAACCTCTCCGTGGGAAAGGAACTGATCTCGAGCAAATCATCGCTTGACCTCTCAAGCTGTCAGTTTAGAATGTCCATGCAAAGTGATGGGAATCTTGTCGCTTATTCTGTCAACTGCTCGAATAGTGCCCCGGACGCATACTGGTCGAGTGGTACTCTCAGGCAATCCATTCTGCGGCTACATCTCGATTCTCAAGGAACTCTTGCTTTGTGGACCTTTAGTGGCATTAACGAGAAAATTCTCGCCAATCATAGCTCGTTTTCTAGCAAAGAAGGCAGTACCGTTCATCGCGCAACACTTGATGACGATGGGACATTCAGGCTTTATTTACACCGGTTCTTAAAAGGCGACTTCTCAAGCTCAGAAGTGTCCATTCCGTGGTCCGCACCAGAGCACCAATGTGATGTTAAAGGCCTCTGTGGATATAACAGTTACTGCAGAGTCAGCAGCGATGGGGCATGGTGTGATTGCTTTCCTGGTTTTGCTTTCATCAATGAAAGCAAGAGATTTTTGGGTTGCCGGAGGAACTCCAGCTACGAACAGCACTGTGGTGTGGAAGACGCTAACATTACTTCGAGTATCACCCCATTGCCGAGGGTAGAATTGGGGGCTCATCCTTATTTGATACTACCACTTCCCATTCGCAAGTGCAAGAGCTCGTGCCTGGAAGACTGCAATTGTGATGTCGCTGTGCATCGAGACGGATTGTGCAGCAAGATGAAGCTACCTATTGTCTACGGGAAAGCAACTGGGAACGTTTCCTCCACGGTGTTAGTGAAGATACTCTTGCCTGTCCCCATTGCTTCTCGAACGCCACTGGTCCCAACAAAGCCAAAAATTGTGACAGAGAAGAATACAATTGTTTTGATTGTCGGGGTCAGCTTGGGTCCTATTGCAATTTTATGCTCCTTGATAGCTGCGTTTAGTTTCTTTTTGTATCGATACCGAGTTCATAAGTACAAGAGGCTGTCAACAGATTCTACTTTGGGTCCAGCACGAGAGTTCACGCTGCAATCTTTCTCATATAAGGAGCTTGAAGAAGCAACAGGTGGGTTCACGGAAGAGATCTGTAAAGGCTCTCTTGGGGCGGTGTACAAAGGGACAATGTCCGATGGCAGCAAGCGTGTAGCGGTAAAGAGATTAGAGAGAGCCACCGAACGAGGAGAGGAAGAGTTCCAGGCTGAAATGGCTGCAATCGGTCATACTCACCACAAAAATATAGTCCAATTGCTCGGCTTTTGCATGGAGAGCTCGAAGAAGCTTCTTGTATTCGAATATATGGAGAACGGATCACTCTCAGATCTCCTGTTTGATGTTGAAAAGCGGCCTCCTTGGAGTGAAAGAGTGAGAATTGCATTGGAAGTAGCAAGAGGAATCCTATATTTGCACGAAGAGTGTGAGCTCCAAATAATTCACTGCGACATCACGACGCAAAAtatcctcatggatgaatctcGGACCGCAAAAATCTCGGATTTTGGCCTAGCAAAGCTCTTAATGCCAAATCAAACTGGTACCAAAACTGAAGTCAGAGGTACGAGAGGCTATGTGGCCCCGGAACTGCAGAGGAGCGCCATGGTATCCACAAAGGCCGATATTTACAGCTATGGAGTTGTGTTGCTGGAAATAGTGTGCTGCAGGAGCAACATGGTGGTCGACGTCTCATCAGCAGACGAGGTGCTGCTTTGCTCATGGGTCTACAACTGCTACATTGCTGGAGAGCTTGCCAAGCTCGTAAAAGATGAACAAGTAGACATGAAAAGCGTTGAAAGAATGGTGCAAATTGGGCTCCTTTGCATGCAAGATGATTCGGAGATTCGCCCTTCAATCAAGGATGTGATATTGATGCTGGAAGGTATTATGGATGTGCCACGCCCGCCATGCCCAACCCCATCGTCCTGTTCATCTTAA
- the LOC104415861 gene encoding G-type lectin S-receptor-like serine/threonine-protein kinase LECRK1: MASKYTLFLLLLLHFRSATCDQEQTNIIKLGFSLSPTNHPTSWLSPSGRFAFGFYQNGNGFSVGIWMMGEIENTTTWTANRDDPPVPSTAKLELTMDGKLLLRTDSKNSKPIASVRESASYAAMNDSGNFILYNRDHRVIWDSFSFPTDTLMGGQSLSRGAALFSSVSKSNRSTGRFRLEMQYDGNLVLYPIHTPNISVDAYWATDTSDRWSEKNLDLHLNLTGALLLINITDSTVDVTLNDGSLAFNNSIMYRAVLDWNGMLQLYSHSFNGFYENKTTPLWSKPDDKCSVKSFCGFNSYCTLDDDQPVCRCLPGTDFIDMDEKSHGCERNFTEEWCKDAGRSTSSPNIVPMENMDWDDPPYFQAEMQEDDCNKSCLEDCDCDVALLDSEGHCMKQKLPLKYARRDPQASSKAFFKVGLEGVKKKQTGDNTSQEPPTVIIRTKDATVLLLVVTLGLVMWSFIALAISGLFAFKLRFLEYRRLLDRGDIGLSEELALRSFSYKELKRATNGFKEELGKGSFGAVYKGSLSRGKRIIAVKRLEKVINEGEREFCAEMRVIGRTHHKNLVRLLGYCAEGTKRLLVYEFMSNGSLADLLFRSQRRPDWNERVRIALEIAKGILYLHEECDAPIIHCDIKPQNILMDDFWTAKISDFGLAKLLMPDQTRTFTGVRGTRGYMAPEWQKNTPISVKTDVYSYGIMLLEIVCCRRSMEVNVQRPEEIVLSSWIYKHFEARELEKLVWGEEIEKKSLENLIKVGLWCIQDEPALRPSMKCVVMMLEGITDIAVPPCPTAASS, from the coding sequence ATGGCTTCCAAATATACTTTATTTCTCCTACTGTTACTGCACTTTCGATCTGCAACATGCGACCAAGAACAGACCAACATCATCAAATTAGGCTTTTCACTCTCCCCCACAAATCACCCCACCTCATGGCTTTCGCCTTCCGGCCGCTTTGCTTTCGGTTTCTACCAGAACGGGAATGGATTCTCAGTAGGAATTTGGATGATGGGTGAGATAGAAAACACAACCACATGGACCGCAAACCGAGATGATCCACCAGTGCCATCCACAGCCAAACTCGAATTAACAATGGATGGTAAGCTCCTCCTGAGGACTGACTCTAAGAACAGTAAGCCAATTGCTTCTGTACGTGAATCAGCTTCCTACGCTGCCATGAATGATTCCGGGAACTTTATACTCTACAATAGAGATCACCGTGTCATTTGGGATAGTTTTAGTTTCCCTACTGATACATTAATGGGAGGCCAATCTCTGTCTCGCGGGGCTGCGTTGTTTTCAAGCGTGTCTAAGAGTAATCGCTCAACAGGACGATTTCGCCTTGAAATGCAGTACGATGGCAATCTTGTGCTTTACCCCATTCACACTCCAAACATATCAGTGGACGCTTACTGGGCTACTGATACTTCCGATAGGTGGAGCGAGAAGAATCTGGATTTGCATCTAAATTTGACAGGCGCATTGCTTCTCATCAACATTACAGATTCAACGGTGGATGTCACATTGAATGATGGCTCCTTGGCATTCAACAATTCAATTATGTACCGTGCAGTGTTGGACTGGAATGGAATGCTTCAACTATACTCTCATAGTTTCAACGGCTTTTATGAGAACAAAACCACGCCCTTGTGGTCAAAACCGGATGATAAATGCAGCGTGAAGAGCTTTTGTGGGTTCAACAGCTATTGTACTTTGGATGATGATCAACCCGTTTGTCGTTGCCTACCTGGCACTGATTTCATTGATATGGACGAGAAATCTCACGGGTGCGAGAGGAATTTCACTGAAGAGTGGTGTAAAGATGCTGGAAGAAGCACCTCCTCTCCGAACATCGTGCCTATGGAGAACATGGATTGGGATGACCCTCCATATTTCCAGGCAGAAATGCAAGAGGATGATTGCAACAAGTCCTGCTTGGAGGATTGTGACTGCGACGTAGCACTCCTGGATTCAGAAGGACACTGCATGAAGCAAAAGCTTCCTCTGAAGTATGCTAGGAGAGATCCACAAGCATCATCAAAAGCATTCTTCAAGGTGGGGCTTGAGGGtgtaaagaaaaaacaaacaggTGATAACACTTCGCAGGAGCCGCCCACGGTCATAATAAGGACCAAGGATGCAACGGTTCTCCTCCTCGTAGTGACCCTAGGCCTTGTGATGTGGTCATTCATAGCCCTCGCAATTTCTGGTCTTTTTGCATTCAAGTTGCGGTTTCTTGAGTACAGAAGGTTATTAGACAGGGGAGATATCGGTTTGTCAGAGGAGCTCGCCCTGAGGTCATTTTCCTACAAAGAACTCAAGAGGGCAACTAATGGTTTCAAGGAAGAGTTGGGAAAGGGATCGTTCGGAGCAGTGTACAAGGGAAGTTTGTCGAGAGGCAAAAGAATCATCGCTGTCAAGAGACTGGAGAAGGTGATCAATGAAGGCGAGAGGGAGTTCTGTGCTGAAATGCGGGTGATTGGAAGGACTCATCACAAGAATTTAGTCCGGTTGCTTGGTTACTGTGCTGAAGGAACCAAGAGGCTTCTCGTCTACGAGTTTATGAGCAACGGCTCCCTCGCAGACCTTCTGTTCCGATCCCAAAGGCGTCCAGATTGGAATGAGAGAGTGAGAATTGCCTTGGAGATCGCGAAGGGAATTCTTTACTTACATGAGGAGTGTGACGCCCCGATCATCCACTGTGACATTAAGCCCCAAAACATCCTGATGGACGACTTTTGGACAGCGAAAATCTCCGATTTCGGGCTAGCAAAGCTCCTGATGCCCGACCAAACCCGGACTTTCACGGGTGTCCGAGGGACAAGAGGATACATGGCTCCCGAATGGCAAAAGAACACTCCAATTTCAGTGAAGACGGATGTCTACAGTTACGGGATCATGCTCCTGGAGATCGTGTGCTGTCGGCGGAGCATGGAGGTCAACGTTCAGAGGCCCGAGGAGattgttctttcttcttggatCTACAAGCATTTCGAAGCGAGAGAGCTTGAGAAGCTGGTTTGGGGCGAAGAAATAGAGAAGAAGTCCCTGGAGAACCTGATCAAGGTCGGGTTGTGGTGCATTCAGGACGAGCCGGCGCTTCGTCCTTCGATGAAATGTGTGGTGATGATGTTGGAAGGGATAACTGATATAGCGGTTCCTCCATGTCCCACTGCTGCTTCCTCGTAA